ATGAGGCGAATATGATTAGTCTTCGATTACCCCCAGAATTGGAAAAGAAATTATCGGAAGTGGCGAAAATTGAAAATAAAAGTAAATCAGAGGTCATTAAAGAGTCTTTAGTTTATTATATTAATAACTTTGCGCAAAAGCCTTCAGCCTATGAATTAGGTAAAAAATACTTTGGCCAATATCACAGCGGTATTTCTGATAAATCGGTAAATCATCAAAAGTATATTAAAGATGCGATATTGAAAAAAACAAAAAGGTAAATGATAAAAGTAATTATTGATACTGGGCCAATCGTAGCTTTCTTCGATGAATCGGATGTTTATTGTACTGAGGTTAGATCATTTCTCAAAGTTTTCAAAGGAAGATTATTTACGACCTTAGCAGTTGTAACGGAAGTTTCGTATTTGTTATCGGATAATAAGAAAATTCAAAATTCATTTATCGAATGGATTAAAGACGGAGCAATTACAATTCTAAATCAAGATAATGAACATTTTTCATCAATTCATCATTACATGGAAAAATATTCCGATCGACCAATGGATTTTGCAGATGCATCTCTTGTAAGCCTTTCAGAAATTTATGGA
The genomic region above belongs to Leptospira stimsonii and contains:
- a CDS encoding type II toxin-antitoxin system VapC family toxin, with product MIKVIIDTGPIVAFFDESDVYCTEVRSFLKVFKGRLFTTLAVVTEVSYLLSDNKKIQNSFIEWIKDGAITILNQDNEHFSSIHHYMEKYSDRPMDFADASLVSLSEIYGIKDILTLDSDFLFYKTKKGKALNIINSQMIKS
- a CDS encoding ribbon-helix-helix protein, CopG family — its product is MISLRLPPELEKKLSEVAKIENKSKSEVIKESLVYYINNFAQKPSAYELGKKYFGQYHSGISDKSVNHQKYIKDAILKKTKR